A stretch of the Methylacidiphilum caldifontis genome encodes the following:
- the rpsD gene encoding 30S ribosomal protein S4, with protein MAKYIGPKAKISRRFNVALFGPNKALERKPYPPGIHGQRTGKKKTDYAIALGEKQKLRFMYGITERQFNRYFNIAHKKKGVTGEVLLQILEERLDNVVYRLCFATSRMEARQLVNHGHIFVNGKKVNIPSFRTKPGDVIEICPRPQSRKLALRNLEAMKGVKIPDWLSLEADNLKGMVKRVPTRDEIQPIVNEQLVVEFYSK; from the coding sequence ATGGCGAAGTACATCGGTCCAAAGGCAAAAATTTCGAGACGTTTCAATGTCGCTCTGTTTGGTCCCAATAAGGCGTTGGAGCGTAAACCTTATCCTCCTGGTATCCATGGTCAAAGGACAGGCAAAAAGAAAACTGATTATGCGATTGCCTTGGGGGAAAAGCAAAAGTTAAGGTTTATGTATGGGATTACGGAGAGGCAGTTTAATCGTTATTTTAACATTGCCCATAAGAAAAAAGGGGTAACCGGAGAGGTTCTTCTCCAGATTCTTGAAGAAAGGTTGGATAACGTGGTTTATCGGTTGTGTTTTGCAACAAGTAGGATGGAAGCCAGGCAGCTGGTTAATCACGGTCATATTTTTGTCAATGGTAAAAAAGTGAATATTCCAAGTTTCAGGACTAAGCCAGGTGATGTGATCGAGATTTGCCCCAGACCTCAATCAAGGAAACTTGCTTTACGTAATCTTGAAGCGATGAAAGGGGTGAAGATTCCCGATTGGCTTTCTTTGGAAGCAGATAATCTTAAAGGGATGGTTAAGAGAGTTCCCACACGGGATGAAATACAACCCATTGTCAACGAACAGCTTGTTGTTGAATTTTACTCGAAATAA
- a CDS encoding SAM hydrolase/SAM-dependent halogenase family protein, with amino-acid sequence MRPVIGLITDFSTKDPYVSQMKGVIYSLDPYARVIDLNHEIDPFNLAEAAFIVDQASREFPADSIFIAVIDPGVGTDRKAILFESKARKFYIGPDNGIFSLVMDREGIMGAWILDKPEIWRNRQPSQTFHGRDIFSPVAAFLSKGGKPQNVGSKVSQDKLHFLSFSPASIIGESVSAQVLYVDHYGNIITNIPLGLVSWIKEGNLLRIQIGKITLAAPCVKTYSDLPLGKIGVLYNSSGYLEIASNQGSAAKVFKAQSGVSLLIHP; translated from the coding sequence TTGCGACCTGTCATTGGACTGATTACCGATTTTAGCACAAAAGACCCTTATGTGTCACAAATGAAAGGGGTCATCTATTCATTGGATCCCTATGCCCGGGTCATAGATCTTAATCATGAAATTGATCCCTTTAATCTTGCTGAAGCAGCCTTTATTGTTGACCAGGCGAGCAGAGAATTTCCAGCCGACTCTATTTTTATTGCGGTTATTGATCCGGGTGTAGGGACGGATCGAAAAGCTATTCTTTTTGAATCTAAAGCACGCAAATTTTATATCGGTCCGGATAATGGAATTTTTAGTCTTGTTATGGATAGAGAAGGCATAATGGGAGCGTGGATTCTTGATAAGCCTGAAATATGGAGAAATAGGCAGCCTAGCCAGACTTTTCATGGAAGGGATATTTTTAGTCCCGTAGCAGCCTTTTTGAGTAAAGGAGGAAAACCTCAAAACGTGGGTTCAAAAGTTTCCCAAGACAAGCTTCATTTCTTGAGTTTTTCTCCGGCTTCGATTATAGGAGAAAGTGTTTCCGCTCAGGTTCTCTATGTTGATCATTATGGCAATATTATTACCAATATTCCTTTAGGACTTGTATCCTGGATAAAAGAGGGAAACCTCCTGCGTATTCAAATTGGCAAAATAACGCTTGCTGCTCCCTGTGTAAAAACCTATAGTGATTTGCCTTTAGGTAAGATTGGAGTATTATATAATAGTAGCGGTTATCTTGAGATTGCGTCAAATCAGGGATCAGCCGCAAAAGTATTTAAAGCCCAATCGGGTGTTTCCCTATTAATTCATCCATAG
- a CDS encoding DNA recombination protein RmuC: protein MLLKSELERQSKENENLVPLLDKNKNLELKIASLEAEKQAQQEKIVWMSNAQETLKTLFQSLASEVLESNSKNILSQVTFQFQSLFENLKTDWSLKKEEIKNIVSPIEKELQSLDNQIQNLEKKREGAYSALSSHLNQLAEAYKELHQSAIKLEQSLKSPLVRGSWGEYQLQRLVEMAGMEEHVSYLNQPLTEDKRADMIISIPGNRKIFVDAKTPMRAYLEAISAENETLRKEKIKEHLSAVKERIRDLGKKEYARTQAEAFEYIIMFLPSEGLLSLAFEADPDIFQYGLERNVLLASPINFLALLKAIALGWQQQRMTQEVEKISEEIKKLYDYFVELLTTFIKLRKALETTIDLFNKASTICQEKIIPSSRKIQSCGALSKNIPDVYPIEMTTLKNIESA, encoded by the coding sequence ATGCTTCTTAAATCAGAATTAGAAAGGCAGAGCAAAGAAAATGAAAATTTGGTTCCCTTGCTGGATAAGAATAAGAATCTAGAACTTAAGATTGCTTCTCTTGAAGCTGAAAAACAGGCCCAACAAGAAAAGATCGTTTGGATGTCGAATGCTCAAGAAACTCTAAAAACCCTGTTTCAATCCTTAGCCTCTGAAGTATTGGAATCTAACTCCAAAAATATTTTGAGCCAGGTCACTTTTCAGTTTCAATCCCTTTTTGAAAATTTGAAAACGGATTGGAGCCTAAAAAAAGAGGAAATCAAAAACATCGTATCCCCCATAGAAAAAGAACTCCAATCCTTGGATAATCAAATACAAAACCTTGAAAAGAAAAGGGAAGGAGCCTATAGCGCGCTGAGTAGCCATTTGAATCAGCTAGCAGAAGCTTATAAAGAGTTGCATCAATCGGCAATAAAGCTCGAACAATCTTTAAAATCACCTCTTGTGAGAGGATCATGGGGAGAGTACCAACTCCAGCGTCTCGTTGAAATGGCAGGGATGGAAGAACACGTTAGCTACTTAAACCAACCTTTAACTGAAGACAAAAGAGCCGATATGATCATTTCCATCCCCGGTAACAGAAAAATATTTGTTGATGCCAAAACGCCTATGCGAGCGTATCTAGAAGCGATTTCGGCCGAGAATGAGACCCTCAGGAAAGAAAAAATTAAAGAACACCTTTCCGCAGTCAAGGAAAGAATTAGGGACTTAGGGAAAAAAGAGTATGCTCGCACTCAAGCCGAGGCTTTTGAGTACATCATCATGTTTTTACCCAGTGAAGGACTGCTTTCCCTTGCTTTTGAAGCTGATCCAGACATTTTTCAATATGGTCTAGAAAGGAATGTTCTTCTTGCCTCACCTATCAATTTCCTGGCACTGCTGAAAGCCATCGCTTTGGGTTGGCAACAACAACGGATGACCCAAGAGGTAGAAAAGATCTCGGAAGAAATTAAAAAACTTTATGATTATTTTGTTGAACTTCTTACCACCTTTATCAAGCTCAGAAAAGCTTTGGAAACAACAATCGACCTTTTCAATAAAGCTTCAACTATCTGCCAAGAAAAAATTATACCTTCAAGCAGAAAAATCCAATCATGCGGAGCGTTATCCAAGAACATTCCTGACGTTTACCCTATAGAAATGACAACCCTGAAAAATATTGAATCGGCTTGA
- a CDS encoding DNA-directed RNA polymerase subunit alpha, with the protein MAIRLGRFEMPRSIIKDETVSNATFGKYIIEPFESGYGHTLGNSLRRILLSSLEGAAISSVKIDGVMHEFTTIEGVVEDVVDIVLNLKKVLIKMPDRQTRVFRIDVVKEGAVSAGDIQVDPGVEIVNPDQLICTLDKKQHFVMELEVKVGRGFLLSEYNKKQDQSIGVIPIDCLFSPVRHVKYAVENTRVGQRTDYDRLIFEIWTDGRINPDDALVQSAAILQHHLDIFVQYGKEPVEFEKPKPPIKEEENRLRKILNMSVNEIELSVRAANCLNNANITTVGQLAMKTEAEMLKYRNFGKKSLNEIKEKLASLGLSLGMKFDPSLLEQTEEKVFKE; encoded by the coding sequence ATGGCTATACGTTTAGGAAGATTTGAAATGCCCCGTTCCATCATTAAAGATGAAACGGTATCGAATGCGACATTTGGTAAATATATTATAGAACCTTTTGAATCTGGGTATGGTCATACTCTAGGTAATTCTTTGCGCCGTATTCTATTGTCTTCTCTGGAAGGAGCGGCTATATCTTCGGTTAAAATCGATGGGGTCATGCATGAGTTTACGACTATAGAAGGTGTCGTTGAAGATGTCGTGGACATTGTTTTAAACCTTAAAAAAGTGTTGATTAAAATGCCAGATAGGCAGACACGGGTTTTTCGCATCGATGTTGTCAAAGAAGGTGCTGTTAGTGCTGGGGATATTCAAGTTGATCCCGGGGTAGAGATTGTCAATCCCGATCAACTGATCTGCACACTAGATAAAAAACAGCATTTTGTTATGGAGCTTGAAGTCAAGGTGGGCAGAGGTTTTCTTTTGAGTGAGTATAACAAAAAACAGGATCAGTCGATTGGTGTTATTCCGATCGATTGTCTTTTTTCTCCGGTCCGACACGTGAAATATGCGGTTGAAAATACTCGGGTGGGACAAAGGACTGACTACGATCGGTTGATTTTCGAGATATGGACGGATGGGAGGATTAATCCTGATGATGCTTTAGTTCAATCAGCTGCGATCTTGCAGCATCATCTTGATATTTTTGTGCAATATGGCAAAGAACCGGTTGAATTTGAAAAGCCCAAACCTCCTATTAAAGAAGAAGAAAACAGGCTTCGTAAGATCCTTAATATGAGTGTAAATGAAATTGAGCTTTCAGTTAGAGCTGCCAACTGTTTAAACAATGCGAACATAACAACGGTTGGCCAGCTGGCAATGAAGACAGAAGCCGAAATGCTCAAATATAGGAATTTTGGGAAAAAATCCTTGAACGAGATTAAAGAAAAACTGGCTTCTCTTGGTCTTTCCTTGGGGATGAAATTTGATCCTAGTCTTCTTGAGCAGACTGAAGAGAAAGTATTTAAGGAATAA
- the rplQ gene encoding 50S ribosomal protein L17: MRHQKRTQKLGRDSQHRSALIANLATELIEHKRIRTTLAKAKALRPFAEKLVTLAKKGTLHSRRLVVQKIHNKKAARVLFRDITPLMQNRIGGYIRIYKIGHRPSDGAEMALIEWTEGQVVPETSQKAEKPQ; the protein is encoded by the coding sequence ATGCGACATCAAAAACGAACCCAAAAATTAGGTAGGGACTCTCAACATAGATCTGCACTCATTGCGAATTTAGCCACCGAGCTGATCGAACACAAAAGAATCAGAACCACCTTAGCGAAAGCCAAGGCGTTACGTCCTTTTGCCGAGAAGTTAGTTACTCTTGCTAAAAAGGGAACTTTGCATTCAAGAAGGCTTGTAGTTCAAAAAATCCATAACAAGAAAGCCGCACGAGTTCTTTTCAGGGATATTACTCCCCTGATGCAAAACAGGATTGGAGGCTATATTCGGATTTACAAAATTGGTCATCGCCCTTCTGATGGTGCTGAAATGGCTTTAATTGAATGGACTGAAGGACAGGTAGTTCCAGAAACTTCTCAGAAAGCAGAGAAACCTCAATAA
- the rpsT gene encoding 30S ribosomal protein S20, protein MPNTKSAEKHLRKSSRKRIFNLKAKKELKEHLKQLKDLMEAKKKDEALAFFPKIQSLLDRLVKRKKLVANNANRKKRRILEKISKINGS, encoded by the coding sequence ATGCCCAATACAAAATCGGCTGAAAAACATTTACGGAAAAGTTCAAGGAAAAGAATTTTTAATCTGAAAGCAAAAAAAGAACTTAAAGAGCATCTTAAACAGCTTAAAGATTTGATGGAAGCCAAAAAGAAGGATGAGGCATTAGCCTTTTTTCCTAAAATTCAATCCTTGCTCGATCGGTTAGTAAAGAGAAAAAAGCTTGTCGCTAATAATGCAAATCGTAAAAAAAGAAGAATATTAGAAAAAATATCAAAAATAAACGGTTCTTGA
- a CDS encoding lysylphosphatidylglycerol synthase transmembrane domain-containing protein, giving the protein MKNKAHDQEHKILTVNSTDLRSFENFPKEQKKKNFLGLLFKSFVSISLLLYLGSKLQWNKFFSYCHSIDIRLLCLSFFFCAFQTVLSALRWKILLYALNTKIKSWTSIQLAMIGKFFNAVLPGGTSGDLVRIYYALKLFPAQKTMISVSIIVDRLIEGIVLLVLGSLFGLLFYRQLEGQPLVQKAVLFLFILTVLTLLFLASLRTTLRWGLKLSEIFFSKRKGIIVGVLEEIIQVLDALKNAYGKVFWACMLSVGVQLSAIMMFVFIAGSLHMQLPLWLLVVVMVEITLVVSLPISISGLGVREGSVILLLSPYGISPELALGFSLLSFTIGVFWSLVGGLFFLTWRKK; this is encoded by the coding sequence TTGAAAAACAAAGCACATGATCAAGAACATAAAATATTGACTGTCAATTCAACTGATTTGAGATCTTTTGAAAATTTCCCCAAAGAACAAAAGAAGAAAAATTTTTTAGGTCTTCTATTCAAGAGCTTTGTATCCATAAGCCTTCTTTTGTATCTAGGTTCAAAGCTTCAATGGAACAAGTTTTTTTCTTATTGCCATTCAATAGATATCAGGTTGTTATGCCTTTCTTTCTTTTTCTGTGCTTTTCAGACGGTTCTATCTGCGCTGCGTTGGAAAATTCTGCTCTATGCTTTAAATACAAAAATCAAGAGTTGGACCTCTATTCAACTGGCGATGATTGGAAAATTTTTTAATGCGGTATTACCAGGGGGAACAAGTGGAGATCTTGTCAGGATATATTATGCGCTCAAACTGTTCCCTGCTCAAAAGACAATGATATCCGTTTCGATTATCGTTGATCGGTTGATTGAAGGGATAGTTCTTCTTGTCCTGGGCTCTTTGTTCGGTTTGTTATTTTATCGTCAGCTTGAAGGCCAACCTCTTGTTCAAAAAGCTGTTCTTTTTCTTTTCATCCTTACAGTTTTAACGCTTCTCTTTTTAGCTTCCCTCAGGACCACTTTAAGGTGGGGCCTAAAACTCTCAGAAATTTTCTTTAGCAAAAGAAAAGGAATAATCGTGGGGGTTCTGGAAGAAATTATTCAGGTGTTGGATGCTTTAAAAAATGCATATGGAAAGGTTTTTTGGGCCTGTATGCTTTCTGTCGGAGTTCAGCTTTCAGCCATTATGATGTTTGTTTTTATTGCTGGCTCTTTACACATGCAGTTGCCGTTATGGCTTCTAGTGGTGGTGATGGTGGAAATAACACTAGTCGTATCACTTCCGATCAGTATTTCTGGACTTGGTGTCAGGGAGGGCTCGGTCATACTCCTGCTGAGTCCATATGGAATAAGTCCAGAACTTGCCCTTGGGTTTTCACTCCTGTCATTTACTATCGGTGTTTTTTGGAGCCTTGTAGGAGGGTTATTTTTTTTAACATGGAGGAAAAAATAA
- the map gene encoding type I methionyl aminopeptidase codes for MIPIKRGRDIEAMRRSCRVVTEVIEKIKQVLAPGITTAEVDQYAAHVIQSYGAKSAFLGYRGFPGNICISINEEVVHGIGGKRKICYGDLVKLDVGIVLDGWIGDTAKTYPVGTVDVEDLRLMEVTSTALMVGIAQARVGNRVGDISSAIERYVLEQGFQVVKDFVGHGVGRKLHEEPPIPNFGKAGHGPKLKEGMILAIEPMVNRGTAKVLILQDGWTAVTEDRQRSAHFEHTVLVTKKGPEILTLLEKDIELDCCIH; via the coding sequence GTGATTCCCATTAAGAGAGGTAGAGACATTGAGGCGATGCGGCGCAGTTGCCGTGTAGTTACTGAAGTTATCGAAAAAATTAAACAGGTTCTTGCTCCAGGCATCACTACTGCCGAAGTGGATCAATATGCCGCCCATGTTATCCAATCCTATGGGGCTAAAAGTGCGTTTCTTGGGTACAGGGGTTTTCCAGGAAACATCTGTATATCCATTAACGAAGAAGTAGTTCATGGGATTGGAGGAAAACGCAAAATCTGCTATGGTGATCTTGTCAAACTCGATGTAGGTATTGTGCTGGATGGTTGGATTGGGGACACCGCAAAAACTTATCCGGTTGGAACGGTCGATGTCGAAGATTTGAGGTTAATGGAGGTGACAAGTACCGCCCTTATGGTGGGAATAGCTCAAGCGCGTGTGGGGAACAGGGTAGGTGATATTTCTTCAGCCATAGAGAGGTATGTGTTAGAGCAGGGATTCCAGGTTGTCAAAGATTTTGTTGGTCATGGCGTTGGTCGTAAACTTCATGAAGAACCACCTATTCCTAATTTTGGTAAGGCAGGCCATGGGCCAAAGTTAAAAGAGGGTATGATCCTTGCCATAGAGCCGATGGTCAATCGGGGTACAGCAAAGGTGTTAATCCTTCAAGATGGTTGGACAGCGGTGACAGAAGATAGGCAAAGGTCGGCTCACTTTGAGCATACTGTATTGGTCACAAAGAAAGGACCTGAAATTTTGACTTTGTTGGAGAAAGATATAGAGTTAGATTGTTGTATACATTAA
- the rpsM gene encoding 30S ribosomal protein S13, whose protein sequence is MARILGVEIPGNKPLISALPVIYGIGRSRAKLICEQAELNPQMRAKDLTNQQINRIIQVIEENGFVIEGDLRREIQQNIKRLQSIRCYRGIRHIRGLPVRGQRTSTNARTRKGPRKTIGVVRRKEAKKGKV, encoded by the coding sequence ATGGCCAGGATATTGGGAGTCGAAATACCGGGAAACAAGCCTTTAATTTCAGCTCTTCCTGTTATATATGGGATAGGGAGATCTCGAGCTAAACTCATTTGTGAGCAAGCTGAACTCAATCCTCAAATGAGGGCAAAGGATTTGACCAATCAGCAGATCAACCGGATCATACAGGTGATTGAAGAGAATGGGTTTGTTATTGAAGGCGACTTAAGAAGAGAGATTCAACAGAATATTAAAAGGCTTCAATCCATCCGTTGTTATAGGGGAATAAGGCATATCAGAGGTCTTCCTGTAAGAGGACAGAGAACTTCAACCAATGCCCGGACAAGAAAAGGTCCAAGAAAGACTATTGGGGTTGTAAGAAGAAAAGAAGCCAAGAAAGGAAAAGTTTAA
- the ykgO gene encoding type B 50S ribosomal protein L36, whose product MKVRASVRRRTADCQVVRRKGRIYIINKKNPRLKQRQG is encoded by the coding sequence ATGAAAGTAAGAGCTTCAGTCAGAAGAAGAACGGCTGATTGTCAAGTCGTTCGAAGAAAAGGTAGAATTTACATCATAAACAAGAAGAATCCTCGATTAAAACAAAGACAGGGATAA
- the ppk1 gene encoding polyphosphate kinase 1 — translation MTSLFNKAEYFINRELSWLEFNARVLEEAADPKQPLLERLRFLCIFSSNLDEFFEIRVAGIKQQIENGNEEQTADGLTPLEVFEGIEKRTRELVETQYKIWNEEINPALKEHGIFLCNHKELSQPELVWCKNYFDKEIFPVLTPLAVDSSHPFPQLVNKCLNLILTLKRPHNFHSVNFGIVQIPRILPRLITLPGSNAQTGFRFILLSELIVNFLDSLFPGDEIQAVNFFRITRNSELYIDEEEAENLLQTVEEELKKRNRGNAVRLEIEANCPKELEKILLNALHLDYRDSYRNPDPLNFLHLLSICNHEAFAHLRDRPWTPVIPAELSGKPDLFEVIRKEDILLHHPFESFGIIVDLLQKAAVDPAVLGIRMTLYRTSGDSPIVHALIRAAQNGKQVTALVEIKARFDEENNILWAKRMEEAGIHVLYGIVGLKTHCKMLEIIRKDQDGIRLYVHLATGNYHPSTARLYTDLSLLTTNEEITKEVATLFNILTGLSRFHGIKKLIVSPFNMARRIKELIQREIENTKEGKKSRIIAKINALVDEDIIQLLYAASSAGVKIDLIVRGICCLRPGIPKMSENIRVISIVGRFLEHSRIFYFENGGNPEFYSGSADWMQRNFYRRIEIVFPIEDPKLKEKLNEILNAYLSDNVKARELLPNGKYKRIKPDKEPFQAQLYFRDKARKEQQRQSKGKEESEITIKPIHP, via the coding sequence ATGACTTCCCTCTTTAACAAAGCTGAGTATTTTATCAACCGAGAACTGAGTTGGCTAGAATTCAATGCTCGAGTTCTCGAAGAAGCGGCTGACCCTAAACAACCTCTTCTCGAAAGGCTGAGATTTCTTTGCATATTTAGCTCTAACCTGGATGAATTCTTCGAAATTCGGGTTGCAGGCATTAAGCAGCAGATAGAAAATGGCAATGAAGAACAGACAGCCGATGGACTGACCCCTCTTGAAGTTTTTGAAGGAATAGAAAAAAGGACAAGAGAACTGGTTGAGACTCAATATAAAATATGGAACGAAGAAATTAATCCCGCTTTGAAAGAGCATGGAATTTTTTTATGCAACCACAAGGAATTAAGCCAACCTGAGTTAGTGTGGTGTAAAAACTACTTCGACAAAGAGATATTTCCTGTTCTTACACCATTGGCTGTAGATTCAAGCCATCCTTTCCCGCAGCTGGTCAATAAATGTCTCAATCTCATTTTGACATTAAAAAGACCCCATAACTTTCACTCAGTTAACTTCGGTATTGTCCAAATCCCTAGAATTTTACCTCGATTGATTACTCTACCCGGAAGCAATGCTCAAACTGGATTCCGATTCATTCTTTTAAGTGAACTGATTGTAAACTTTTTAGATTCCCTTTTTCCTGGTGATGAAATTCAAGCAGTTAACTTCTTTAGAATCACTCGTAATAGTGAGCTCTATATCGATGAGGAAGAAGCCGAAAACCTACTGCAAACCGTTGAAGAAGAATTAAAAAAACGAAATCGGGGAAACGCCGTACGGTTAGAAATTGAAGCCAACTGTCCCAAAGAATTAGAAAAAATTCTTCTTAACGCTCTTCATCTGGATTATCGAGACTCTTATCGCAATCCCGATCCTTTAAATTTTCTCCATCTCCTATCGATTTGCAATCATGAAGCTTTTGCTCATTTAAGAGATAGACCATGGACACCTGTCATTCCTGCTGAACTTAGCGGGAAACCCGATCTTTTCGAAGTTATTCGCAAAGAAGACATTCTGCTCCATCATCCTTTCGAAAGCTTCGGGATCATAGTCGATCTCCTTCAGAAAGCTGCGGTTGATCCCGCTGTCCTGGGAATAAGAATGACCCTTTACAGGACAAGCGGAGACTCACCTATCGTCCATGCTTTAATCCGTGCTGCACAAAACGGCAAACAGGTAACCGCCCTCGTCGAAATCAAGGCAAGATTTGACGAAGAAAATAACATACTTTGGGCAAAACGCATGGAAGAAGCGGGAATACATGTCCTTTATGGAATCGTCGGGTTGAAAACTCACTGTAAAATGCTCGAAATCATACGGAAAGATCAAGATGGAATTAGGCTTTATGTGCATTTAGCTACCGGAAACTACCATCCAAGCACTGCAAGACTATATACCGATCTTAGTCTTCTTACTACTAATGAAGAAATAACTAAAGAAGTAGCGACCCTTTTTAATATACTTACTGGCCTTTCTCGATTTCATGGTATCAAAAAGCTCATCGTTTCCCCTTTTAACATGGCAAGAAGAATAAAAGAACTCATTCAAAGAGAAATAGAAAATACCAAAGAAGGTAAAAAGTCGAGGATTATAGCCAAGATCAATGCACTAGTTGATGAAGATATTATTCAACTCCTCTATGCGGCTTCAAGTGCAGGGGTAAAAATTGATTTGATCGTCAGAGGAATATGCTGTTTAAGACCTGGGATCCCCAAGATGAGTGAAAATATTAGGGTCATTAGTATTGTGGGGAGATTTCTTGAGCACAGCCGGATTTTTTATTTCGAAAACGGGGGTAATCCTGAATTTTACTCTGGAAGTGCAGACTGGATGCAAAGAAATTTTTATAGAAGAATCGAAATCGTTTTTCCTATAGAAGATCCTAAACTTAAGGAAAAACTAAACGAAATTCTCAATGCTTATCTTTCAGATAACGTCAAGGCCAGGGAACTGTTGCCGAATGGAAAATATAAAAGGATAAAGCCCGACAAAGAACCTTTTCAGGCTCAGCTCTATTTCAGGGATAAAGCGCGCAAAGAACAACAAAGACAATCAAAAGGAAAGGAAGAGTCAGAAATTACTATCAAACCCATCCATCCTTAA
- the rpsK gene encoding 30S ribosomal protein S11 — MADNNQEKKVKAKEGNSQPTASDSAEKKQGVKKKENQGEVVSSTVLLNQEQEKVKIPKVRASKAIYNGIVNILATFNNTIVTITDMSGKTIAWSSAGKCGFRGTKKSTAYVAQLVAQDAARQAMGHGMKEVIVKVKGPGTGRESAIRALQAVGLEVTSILDVTPIPHNGCRPKKQRRV; from the coding sequence ATGGCGGATAACAATCAAGAAAAGAAAGTTAAAGCTAAAGAGGGAAATTCCCAGCCAACGGCTAGTGATTCAGCCGAGAAGAAGCAGGGGGTAAAGAAAAAAGAAAATCAAGGGGAGGTTGTTTCTTCGACTGTTTTGTTGAATCAAGAACAAGAGAAAGTAAAGATCCCTAAAGTTCGTGCAAGCAAAGCGATATATAATGGGATAGTGAACATTTTGGCGACATTCAATAATACGATTGTGACGATCACTGATATGTCAGGAAAAACTATCGCTTGGTCTAGTGCAGGAAAATGTGGATTCAGAGGAACAAAAAAGTCAACAGCTTATGTAGCCCAGCTTGTTGCCCAAGATGCCGCAAGGCAGGCTATGGGTCATGGCATGAAAGAAGTTATTGTAAAAGTTAAGGGTCCAGGAACAGGCAGGGAGTCGGCGATAAGGGCCCTTCAGGCTGTGGGTTTGGAGGTTACATCGATACTTGATGTGACACCCATACCCCATAACGGCTGTCGACCCAAAAAGCAACGAAGGGTATAA